Proteins from a genomic interval of Lycium ferocissimum isolate CSIRO_LF1 chromosome 2, AGI_CSIRO_Lferr_CH_V1, whole genome shotgun sequence:
- the LOC132047133 gene encoding beta-glucuronosyltransferase GlcAT14B-like, with the protein MKKLKTYYLHLRHPTTMERKWIFPLAIGSIVSLFLLFLTTLTTPNGTPLLPLYRYYSSYNAVNVFIESKLKPLPISTVPPPPRVAYLISGSAGDGGMTKRTLQALYHPNNQYVVHLDAESSPEERLDLHNYVTNHPIFNEFKNVRMITKANLVTYRGPTMVANTLHAAAILLKEAGEWDWFINLSASDYPLVTQDDLLHTFSYLPRDLNFIDHTSKIGWKEFQRAKPIIVDPGLYATKKADVFWITQRRSVPTAFKLFTGSAWMVLSRPFIDFCIWGWDNLPRTVLMYYANFISSPEGYFHTVICNAHEFRNTTVNSDLHYISWDNPPKQHPHYLTLDDMQRMVDSNAPFARKFHRDDPVLDKIDSELLFRGKDRLVPGGWCIGSQKNGTDPCSVAGNITVLKPTSGAKRLEKLIGSLLSNENFRPKQCI; encoded by the exons atgAAGAAGCTAAAAACGTATTACCTTCACCTTCGTCACCCAACAACAATGGAACGTAAATGGATCTTTCCACTTGCAATTGGTTCCATTGTTTCccttttcctcttattcctcACAACCCTAaccacaccaaacggaaccccaCTTCTCCCTTTATACCGTTACTACTCTTCTTATAACGCCGTtaatgtattcatcgagtcaaAGCTAAAACCCTTACCAATCTCCACCGTTCCTCCGCCGCCACGTGTCGCTTATCTGATCTCCGGTTCAGCCGGTGACGGTGGCATGACGAAACGTACACTACAAGCACTTTATCATCCGAATAATCAGTATGTTGTACATCTAGATGCTGAGTCATCACCTGAAGAGCGTTTGGATCTGCATAATTATGTTACTAATCATCCGATTTTTAACGAGTTTAAGAATGTTAGGATGATTACTAAAGCTAATCTGGTGACTTATAGAGGACCTACTATGGTTGCTAATACACTTCATGCTGCTGCTATTTTGCTTAAGGAAGCTGGTGAATGGGATTGGTTTATTAATTTAAGTGCTTCTGATTATCCACTTGTTACTCAAGATG ATCTGCTTCATACATTTTCGTATTTACCGCGGGATCTtaacttcattgatcatacaAGCAAAATTGGCTGGAAAGA GTTCCAAAGGGCAAAGCCAATTATTGTTGATCCAGGATTGTATGCGACTAAAAAGGCAGATGTTTTCTGGATTACACAGAGAAGAAGTGTGCCAACAGCTTTTAAGCTTTTTACTG GGTCTGCTTGGATGGTTCTTTCTCGCCCTTTCATTGACTTCTGCATATGGGGATGGGACAACTTGCCCAGGACTGTTCTTATGTACTACGCAAATTTCATCTCCTCTCCAGAAGGCTATTTCCATACTGTCATCTGTAATGCTCATGAATTTCGCAACACCACAGTAAACAGTGACCTTCACTATATATCGTGGGATAACCCTCCAAAGCAGCACCCTCACTACCTTACACTTGATGACATGCAAAGGATGGTTGACAGTAATGCTCCTTTTGCTAGAAAGTTCCATAGGGATGATCCCGTGCTTGACAAAATTGATTCTGAACTCCTATTTCGAGGTAAAGACAGGCTTGTTCCCGGTGGGTGGTGCATTGGAAGTCAGAAGAATGGGACAGATCCTTGCTCCGTCGCAGGTAATATCACCGTCCTCAAACCTACTTCAGGGGCAAAGAGGTTGGAGAAGTTGATAGGATCTCTCCTATCAAATGAGAATTTCCGCCCCAAACAGTGCATATAG
- the LOC132047134 gene encoding AAA-ATPase At3g28610-like codes for MVDTLTELCSKLAGFMFILGTIQQLFPGVLHNRIEHLWRRLANFFYPYVHITIDEYSNNKTNEVYTKIKAYLGTKSLNKDAKYLKAEKFKKSKSLAVSLDDGEEVIDEFHDVKLKWNSYKETFTDNSSRGRSQLPIEKKCYTLTFNKKHQDMVTGQYLKHVMEEGKAIEFKNKKQKIYSNDNEDWYWYGKGMWRHINFEHPATFDTLAMDPKQKEEIIDDLIAFSKGKDYYAKVGKAWKRGYLLYGPPGTGKSTMIAAIANFLNYDIYDLELTSVKNNSGLKKLLMETTSKSIIVIEDIDCSIDLTGKRKKKKKKETTNAEEEEDSDTSEEKESENEESGKLTLSGLLNFIDGIWSACGQERIIIFTTNHVDKLDPALIRRGRMDMHIEMSYCRYEAFKVLAKNYLGIETHPLFQEIEGLIEEVEVSPCDVAENLMPKNASGSPEICLDNLIQVLNKAKKKASLNSQKSKKLSTKLVKTCGRLKRLFE; via the exons ATGGTAGATACACTGACTGAATTATGCTCCAAGCTTGCTGGATTTATGTTTATTTTGGGCACAATTCAGCAACTCTTCCCCGGTGTACTTCACAACCGCATCGAACATTTGTGGAGACGATTGGCCAATTTCTTCTACCCATATGTCCATATAACCATTGATGAATACTCCAATAACAAAACAAATGAAGTGTACACCAAAATCAAAGCTTATTTGGGTACTAAGTCACTCAACAAGGATGCAAAATATCTCAAAGCTGAGAAATTCAAGAAGAGCAAGTCTTTAGCTGTTAGCTTGGACGACGGAGAAGAGGTCATTGATGAATTCCATGATGTCAAGCTCAAGTGGAACTCTTATAAGGAAACATTCACTGATAATTCTTCGAGGGGTCGTTCCCAACTTCCGATTGAAAAGAAATGTTACACGCTAACTTTCAATAAAAAGCATCAAGACATGGTCACGGGACAATATTTGAAGCATGTGATGGAAGAAGGCAAGGCCATTGAGttcaagaacaagaaacaaaagATCTACTCCAACGACAATGAGGATTGGTATTGGTATGGTAAAG GTATGTGGAGGCACATCAACTTCGAGCACCCTGCAACGTTTGATACTTTGGCTATGGACCCTAAGCAGAAAGAGGAAATAATTGACGATCTCATTGCTTTTAGCAAAGGGAAGGACTATTATGCCAAGGTTGGAAAGGCATGGAAGCGCGGTTACCTTCTTTATGGTCCACCAGGAACTGGAAAATCAACTATGATTGCAGCAATTGCCAACTTCTTAAACTATGACATTTATGATCTTGAGCTCACCTCTGTTAAAAATAACTCGGGGCTTAAGAAGTTGCTCATGGAAACAACAAGCAAGTCCATCATTGTTATTGAAGACATTGATTGCTCTATAGATCTCACGggcaagagaaaaaagaaaaagaaaaaggaaacgaCAAACGCTGAGGAGGAAGAAGATTCGGACACGtctgaagagaaagaaagtgaaaacgAGGAATCAGGAAAACTTACACTTTCGGGACTGTTGAATTTCATTGATGGAATATGGTCAGCTTGCGGTCAAGAGAGGATAATTATATTTACGACTAATCATGTGGACAAACTTGATCCAGCTCTAATACGTAGAGGACGAATGGATATGCACATTGAGATGTCGTATTGCAGATACGAAGCATTCAAAGTGTTGGCTAAGAATTACTTGGGCATCGAAACTCATCCTCTATTTCAAGAGATTGAAGGTCTAATAGAGGAAGTAGAAGTGAGTCCTTGTGATGTGGCCGAGAACTTGATGCCCAAAAATGCTTCAGGAAGTCCTGAGATTTGCTTGGACAACTTAATACAAGTTTTAAACAAGGCCAAGAAAAAGGCCAGCTTGAATTCCCAGAAAAGCAAAAAGTTGTCCACAAAATTAGTCAAAACCTGTGGCCGTCTAAAAAGGTTGTTTGAATGA
- the LOC132047903 gene encoding uncharacterized protein LOC132047903: protein MSDSHSVNFQVEPSHHEHDDGDVPNNNAPPVNPAQVGSSVGNVPVGENNGAMLQQLQNQLDMAMAQLQAQQEIIVQLQNRGHAPDVAPSEPTQDTEERHVSRGNEGLLGQNTELKRMLEELTKRVESGEKKIEANDKKVENYNSRVDQIPGAPPVLKGPDSKKFVQMPFPPSAAPMKIPKRFRMPDIPKYNGTTDPNEHVTAYTCAIKGNDLADDERESVLLKKFGETLSKGAMIWYHNLPEHSIDSFAMLADAFVKAHAGAIKVETRKSDLFNVKQRDDETLREFVARFQMERMDLPPVTDDWAVQAFTQGLNSRSSITSMELKQNLIEYPAIAWADVHNRYQSKIRVEDDKILRTASVSWHSGKGSDRTRRVVDRDSRSSYDRYQPYPLDRRGNGRNNESGKNDRRSDRRNDRGPNNRGLINRNTVDRVPGNREIPRLSEYNFCVDVATLAAAVSRNKETRHPRPIQSDRRSGTKALFDRPEEPHQVIHMIMGGTDVPMGPVMKRTKISITREKRIRNDDPDGPITFDDEDMEGIAQPHNDALVISVLVNNFRIKRVLIDPGSSANIIRWRVIEQLGLLDQIVPAIRVLNGFNMACETTKGEITLPISMAGTTQQTKFYVTEGDMGYNALLGRPWIHLVRAVPSTMHQMLKFPTPEGIKIVRGEQQAAKEMFAVEESAKTIKAPDRGEGKNAK from the exons ATGTCGGATTCACATTCTGTCAACTTCCAAGTGGAACCAAGCCATCACGAGCATGACGACGGGGACGTACCAAACAACAACGCGCCCCCCGTTAATCCAGCTCAAGTCGGGTCATCGGTGGGCAACGTTCCGGTCGGTGAGAACAACGGGGCCATGCTGCAACAGCTCCAGAACCAGTTAGACATGGCCATGGCTCAGTTGCAGGCCCAGCAAGAGATCATAGTGCAATTGCAAAATCGGGGTCATGCACCCGATGTCGCCCCATCGGAACCGACCCAGGATACAGAGGAAAGACATGTCTCACGGGGTAACGAGGGACTTCTCGGGCAAAACACCGAATTAAAAAGAATGCTCGAAGAATTGACCAAACGAGTCGAATCCGGTGAAAAGAAGATAGAGGCGAACGATAAGAAGGTGGAGAACTACAACTCGAGGGTCGATCAAATCCCGGGGGCTCCGCCAGTGTTGAAGGGTCCGGATTCAAAAAAGTTTGTTCAAATGCCGTTTCCGCCAAGTGCGGCGCCGATGAAAATCCCCAAGAGATTTCGCATGCCCGATATCCCGAAGTACAACGGGACAACAGACCCAAATGAGCATGTGACTGCATATACATGCGCTATCAAGGGCAACGACCTCGCCGATGACGAACGGGAATCAGTGCTACTGAAGAAATTCGGGGAAACCTTGTCAAAGGGAGCTATGATTTGGTATCATAACTTGCCCGAGCACTCGATTGATTCATTTGCCATGCTCGCTGATGCCTTCGTTAAGGCCCATGCCGGGGCCATCAAGGTCGAAACCCGAAAGTCAGATTTATTCAACGTCAAGCAACGAGATGACGAGACCCTCCGCGAGTTCGTGGCTCGATTTCAAATGGAGCGCATGGACTTACCTCCAGTTACCGACGATTGGGCCGTTCAGGCTTTCACCCAAGGGCTCAATTCGAGGAGCTCGATCACGTCTATGGAACTGAAACAAAACTTGATAGAATACCCGGCAATCGCCTGGGCTGATGTGCATAACAGATACCAGTCGAAAATCCGGGTCGAAGACGATAAGATTCTGAGGACCGCTTCAGTGTCGTGGCATTCCGGTAAAGGAAGTGATCGCACAAGGAGAGTGGTGGATCGAGATTCCAGATCGTCATATGACAGATACCAGCCGTACCCGCTCGATCGAAGAGGAAATGGGCGTAACAACGAATCGGGCAAGAATGATAGGAGAAGCGATCGAAGGAATGATCGAGGTCCAAACAACCGTGGGTTGATAAACAGAAATACTGTCGATAGAGTTCCGGGAAACAGAGAGATTCCAAGGTTATCCGAGTACAACTTTTGCGTCGATGTAGCAACTTTAGCGGCGGCCGTTAGCCGAAACAAAGAAACAAGGCATCCGAGGCCCATCCAATCTGACCGGAGAAGCGGGACAAAAGCCTTATTT GATAGGCCGGAAGAGCCCCATCAGGTGATACACATGATCATGGGAGGAACCGACGTTCCCATGGGACCGGTTATGAAGCGCACGAAGATCTCCATAACGAGGGAAAAGCGTATCCGAAACGATGATCCCGATGGCCCCATCACGTTCGATGACGAGGACATGGAAGGCATTGCCCAGCCGCATAATGACGCACTGGTAATATCTGTCCTTGTCAATAATTTTAGAATTAAACGTGtgttgattgatccaggtagctcggctAATATCATCCGATGGAGAGTCATCGAACAGCTGGGACTACTAGATCAGATCGTGCCGGCCATACGAGTCCTCAATGGATTCAACATGGCATGCGAAACGACTAAAGGTGAGATCACTCTACCGATCAGCATGGCAGGAACTACGCAGCAGACGAAATTTTATGTGACAGAAGGGGATATGGGATATAATGCACTGCTGGGCAGACCGTGGATTCACCTCGTAAGAGCGGTTCCCTCGACTATGCATCAGATGTTGAAATTCCCGACCCCAGAAGGTATCAAAATCGTCCGTGGTGAACAGCAGGCCGCAAAAGAAATGTTCGCGGTTGAAGAATCTGCTAAGACCATAAAAGCTCCAGATCGGGGTGAAGGGAAGAATgccaaatag